One genomic segment of Candidatus Brocadiaceae bacterium includes these proteins:
- a CDS encoding sigma-54 dependent transcriptional regulator, whose amino-acid sequence MDSKGIILIVDDDETIRLTMKDFLKGQGYEVLLAENCEETLEKTEEFLPDLILLDLRLPNVDGMELLEKVKKIDPTALMIVMTGYGSIDSAVEVMKLGAYDYLEKPFKLERLRLVIEKALRNRALRREVLELQAQKLTFSDEPNGLIIGNSPQMKEIYGLIKQVSKSSSTTVLIQGESGSGKELVARAVHRLSSRKNERFMDINCAALTESLLEAELFGYEKGSFTGATAAGKLGLFEVADKGTIFLDEIGEMGVLLQAKLLRILQERQFKRVGGINDIKIDVRIIASTNRDLEKEVAAGNFREDLYYRLKVLPIYVPPLRERKNDILLLAKHFIFIYNNEFKKNVYQVPHETEKALLEYHWPGNIRELKNVIERAVLIANGDTLLPKYVAIINSYKKTSINESCVDVENNDEDKGVSNDRSLSIIEKEHIQKILNDTSWRRAEAAKILGINRTTLYNKIKEYGLNQK is encoded by the coding sequence ATGGATTCAAAAGGGATAATTCTTATAGTTGATGATGATGAGACGATTCGTCTTACAATGAAGGATTTTTTAAAGGGACAAGGGTATGAGGTTCTTCTTGCTGAAAATTGTGAGGAGACATTAGAGAAAACAGAAGAATTCTTGCCCGATTTAATACTTTTAGATTTAAGATTACCGAACGTAGATGGAATGGAGTTGCTTGAAAAGGTAAAGAAAATAGATCCAACTGCCTTAATGATTGTTATGACAGGGTATGGGAGTATTGATTCAGCTGTAGAGGTTATGAAGTTAGGGGCCTATGATTATCTGGAGAAACCGTTTAAATTAGAACGTTTAAGGCTTGTCATTGAAAAGGCATTAAGAAACCGTGCATTAAGAAGAGAGGTACTTGAATTACAGGCACAAAAATTAACTTTTTCTGATGAACCAAATGGATTGATTATTGGTAATAGCCCGCAAATGAAAGAAATTTACGGGCTTATTAAACAGGTATCAAAAAGTTCTTCAACGACGGTGTTGATACAGGGAGAGAGTGGTTCCGGAAAGGAGCTTGTTGCACGTGCTGTTCATCGGCTAAGTTCTCGTAAAAACGAACGATTTATGGATATTAATTGTGCTGCTCTGACAGAAAGTCTTCTCGAGGCTGAATTATTTGGATATGAAAAGGGTTCTTTTACGGGTGCTACTGCTGCAGGTAAACTTGGTTTATTCGAAGTAGCGGACAAAGGAACGATCTTTTTAGATGAAATAGGGGAGATGGGGGTTTTATTACAGGCAAAGCTTCTCAGGATATTACAGGAGAGACAATTCAAAAGGGTTGGGGGAATAAATGACATCAAGATTGATGTTAGGATTATTGCTTCAACAAATAGAGATCTAGAAAAAGAAGTGGCAGCAGGAAATTTCAGGGAAGATCTTTACTATCGATTGAAGGTATTGCCCATTTATGTTCCCCCACTGAGGGAAAGAAAGAATGATATTCTCTTATTGGCAAAACACTTTATTTTTATATACAACAATGAATTTAAAAAGAATGTGTATCAAGTTCCTCATGAGACTGAAAAGGCGCTTCTGGAATATCATTGGCCCGGAAATATTAGAGAGCTGAAAAATGTTATAGAGAGAGCGGTGTTAATTGCAAATGGGGACACGTTATTACCGAAATATGTTGCGATAATTAATTCATATAAAAAGACATCGATAAATGAGAGCTGTGTTGATGTTGAAAATAATGATGAGGATAAAGGTGTTTCGAATGATCGTTCTCTTTCAATTATAGAAAAAGAACATATTCAAAAAATTCTCAATGACACCTCCTGGAGGAGAGCTGAAGCTGCAAAAATTCTGGGTATTAACAGAACGACCTTATACAATAAGATTAAAGAATACGGGCTTAATCAAAAATAA
- a CDS encoding response regulator has product MKKRILLVDDEETLRWALYEALSEEGYEVDDTNDGIEALEMIKNTHYDLVISDLSMPTINGLQLVSEIKEIRPATKAVIITAYGSTEAVIEAMHLGVSDFITKPFKIEHIKNVILSAMSDAANSEGEICGEVEKGNDESDRQTENYSIERTLSDTLNYSFCDVVETGHFKVILFVCLPRDVDTKNIDVRVVSVFRYMAKIEKSSAVIVDGLNQYLCENIKNRYPVALFCAVFDKQKHTLSYSANGKALAGFLINSDREIKILNNSIYPLNMFPWIKYTESEVSALLNNKLILLHNDVFLEKMRDNKITTDEYLNKIIHKYSDNCGIMAKHIHQIISAKNQAVDGEKDEVVVVLNLMEKKDIFWEEKIFISVPLGSYAKTVDMLDQKLIPVVSDSFKRYEIVTSLNEAIMNAASFAYTNNRGEVLVKLLRLEQEILVEVSDYGCGFDAQPYNEVRDKECNDFIHKNGRGIFIMGKLMDRMMIQSSSASGTSVFMAKRVANNGN; this is encoded by the coding sequence ATGAAAAAAAGGATATTGTTAGTAGATGATGAAGAAACGTTGCGATGGGCTTTGTATGAAGCCTTATCAGAAGAAGGCTACGAAGTGGATGATACCAATGACGGGATTGAAGCTTTAGAAATGATTAAAAATACTCATTATGATTTAGTGATCAGTGATTTAAGTATGCCAACAATAAATGGATTACAATTGGTGTCTGAAATAAAGGAAATAAGACCAGCCACAAAAGCAGTTATTATTACTGCCTATGGATCGACGGAAGCTGTAATTGAGGCCATGCATTTAGGAGTATCGGATTTTATAACAAAACCATTCAAGATTGAACATATCAAGAATGTCATCCTGAGCGCAATGAGTGATGCGGCGAACTCAGAGGGTGAAATCTGCGGTGAGGTAGAAAAGGGAAATGATGAATCGGACAGACAAACAGAAAATTATTCCATTGAAAGAACTCTGTCAGATACACTGAATTATAGTTTTTGTGACGTTGTTGAAACTGGACATTTCAAGGTGATTCTGTTTGTTTGTTTGCCTCGGGATGTTGATACAAAAAATATAGATGTTAGGGTGGTATCGGTTTTTCGTTATATGGCAAAAATAGAGAAATCTTCAGCCGTAATCGTAGATGGATTGAACCAATATCTATGTGAAAATATAAAGAATCGCTATCCTGTTGCACTGTTTTGTGCTGTATTTGACAAGCAAAAACACACGTTATCTTATTCTGCCAATGGAAAAGCGCTTGCTGGTTTTCTTATTAATTCCGATAGAGAAATAAAAATACTGAATAATTCCATTTATCCATTGAATATGTTTCCTTGGATAAAATATACGGAGAGTGAAGTGAGCGCACTATTAAATAACAAATTAATTTTATTACACAATGATGTGTTTTTGGAAAAAATGAGAGATAATAAAATTACCACAGATGAATATTTAAATAAAATCATCCATAAATACAGCGACAACTGTGGAATAATGGCAAAGCATATACATCAGATAATAAGTGCAAAGAATCAAGCCGTTGATGGAGAGAAGGATGAGGTTGTTGTGGTATTGAACCTTATGGAAAAAAAAGACATTTTTTGGGAAGAAAAGATATTTATTTCAGTACCTCTTGGCAGTTATGCAAAAACAGTCGACATGCTTGATCAGAAACTGATACCTGTAGTTTCCGATAGTTTTAAGAGATATGAAATTGTTACGTCACTGAATGAAGCTATTATGAATGCTGCCTCTTTTGCATATACCAATAACAGAGGAGAGGTACTGGTTAAATTATTGAGATTAGAGCAGGAGATACTTGTTGAGGTTTCTGATTATGGCTGTGGATTTGATGCTCAACCCTATAATGAGGTGCGCGATAAAGAATGCAATGATTTTATACATAAAAACGGAAGGGGTATTTTTATTATGGGAAAATTAATGGACAGGATGATGATTCAATCCAGCAGTGCATCAGGAACTTCAGTATTTATGGCTAAGCGAGTAGCAAACAATGGAAATTGA
- a CDS encoding STAS domain-containing protein, translating to MEIEIREKEKSVIVVPKGDLLFEGIDTLEMSLRRLREDGRCIMLDLSHTKYVSAKALGVMVSSVQSFKDKQKRLKFFNVNEYMKKFFDRIGIFKLIEIFDSEKDAIESLAPNVGIHEKELLWSKEKFIS from the coding sequence ATGGAAATTGAAATACGGGAAAAAGAAAAATCTGTAATAGTAGTGCCAAAAGGAGATTTACTATTTGAAGGAATTGACACGCTCGAAATGTCTTTAAGAAGATTACGTGAAGATGGTCGTTGTATCATGCTGGATTTATCGCACACAAAATATGTGTCTGCAAAGGCGTTAGGGGTCATGGTGTCCTCTGTTCAGTCTTTTAAGGATAAGCAGAAAAGGTTAAAATTTTTTAATGTAAATGAATATATGAAAAAATTCTTCGATCGTATTGGCATTTTTAAGCTGATTGAGATATTTGATAGTGAAAAAGATGCTATTGAAAGCCTTGCGCCCAACGTTGGAATACACGAAAAAGAACTTTTATGGTCTAAGGAAAAATTTATTTCCTAA
- a CDS encoding tetratricopeptide repeat protein, with the protein MSEDTFHESQEKVRRPESSIAENFAESMEYPQGEHSREVKKSTQTGKNKSRKLSSFTHYGATIVVMITVLGVIFCLFLVKKGWLLQGNTMVERIVEKKLEETLAKYLDTEKNNENSEDKNEITEKEPTGEEMDGKRLNSQGEQVIEEEDKTEYVLEANRLYEQKNYKQATMLYEKGLNKAMPFLNEDFLVYRLGDCYFNNRNYEEAIKILRTITNEYINSPYQLKSRFKIGECYAGMGYYRKARETLYSVVAQEGSCAEEDKSLVVESYFKIGSYYMKEAERLHKAVALEIDNEDSSTSE; encoded by the coding sequence ATGTCTGAAGATACTTTTCATGAGTCACAAGAAAAAGTAAGAAGGCCTGAAAGTTCAATCGCAGAAAATTTTGCAGAAAGCATGGAATATCCACAGGGTGAGCATTCAAGAGAAGTGAAAAAAAGCACACAAACAGGAAAAAATAAATCCAGAAAGCTCTCCTCCTTTACACATTACGGAGCGACAATAGTAGTAATGATTACGGTCTTGGGAGTTATCTTTTGCCTGTTTCTTGTAAAAAAAGGTTGGTTGCTCCAGGGAAATACAATGGTTGAACGTATTGTGGAAAAAAAACTGGAAGAGACATTAGCGAAGTATCTGGATACAGAGAAAAACAACGAAAACAGTGAAGATAAAAATGAAATTACCGAGAAAGAACCTACTGGGGAAGAAATGGATGGTAAAAGGTTGAATTCGCAGGGTGAACAGGTTATTGAGGAGGAGGACAAAACGGAATATGTGCTGGAAGCCAACAGATTGTATGAACAGAAAAATTATAAGCAGGCAACCATGTTATATGAAAAAGGCTTGAATAAAGCCATGCCTTTTTTAAATGAAGATTTTTTAGTGTATCGCCTTGGCGACTGTTACTTTAATAATAGAAATTATGAAGAAGCAATAAAAATTCTTCGAACGATAACCAATGAATATATTAATAGCCCATACCAGTTGAAAAGTAGATTTAAAATTGGAGAGTGCTATGCAGGTATGGGGTATTACAGGAAGGCGAGAGAAACTCTTTATTCTGTAGTTGCGCAGGAAGGTTCTTGTGCTGAAGAGGATAAATCACTAGTGGTAGAATCATACTTTAAAATAGGAAGTTATTATATGAAAGAGGCTGAACGACTTCACAAAGCGGTTGCTTTAGAAATTGATAACGAAGATAGTTCTACGTCTGAATAG
- a CDS encoding tetratricopeptide repeat protein, producing the protein MSCIVIGIFVTTLVHGEQIMEAASHLQGKLNEEKNDLEKLRTQLQILKVEMYENQKIQEAKDKKGKEQGMGKQMTKTPIVINPNENILITKEIDDYDIPVYSIDANQVKAVDILQALSASCGKSIIVDEELNPDHLSSYMTISVKKIPLQDVLEIILGMRGLEYTMGDTIFVTSLAKLKIDTVSEYYRDKGAMVFQKAQIKFPNDYRVVRSYFELGKYYYDLGFKYLALQEFQVIVKKYKNSLLAREALFKTGNCYEGLNDPEGARKIFFKFIYSYPKDPLVDDALLAIGNSFMEQGIFGEALNTFKNLITEYPEESTAPIAQLNIAKTNVRMGNYRDAIRILMGARQKYDSPVIGAAIEYEIGNVLYLLKEYRDAGIVLGNLLISGQGEKYIEDASYSLADCLYKQSNYFDAYQVFKKAVESYPKNNRASYAMYCMGRSLKAINMPEMAISVFSEGVMAFPNDYYTGKMMLETAWCYFAKQDYRLAYNVFNNFLNMYPNDKVVLECKLGMADALYNDKQYEKARDAYLRLLDTVSDDKIKRYAYKGIGNCYNQMGELKPSIEAYQTYLSYGVATAANAQAE; encoded by the coding sequence GTGTCCTGTATAGTAATAGGCATATTTGTAACAACTCTTGTCCACGGTGAGCAGATAATGGAGGCCGCATCTCATTTGCAGGGTAAGCTTAATGAGGAAAAAAATGATCTGGAAAAACTCCGGACACAATTACAAATACTAAAAGTGGAGATGTATGAGAATCAAAAGATTCAGGAGGCAAAAGATAAAAAAGGAAAAGAGCAAGGCATGGGTAAACAAATGACAAAAACTCCGATAGTAATCAATCCAAATGAAAATATTCTCATAACAAAGGAAATTGATGACTATGATATTCCCGTATATTCAATCGATGCAAACCAAGTTAAAGCAGTAGATATTTTACAGGCGTTATCCGCTAGTTGTGGCAAAAGTATTATTGTGGATGAAGAGTTAAATCCTGACCATTTATCTTCCTATATGACGATTTCAGTTAAAAAGATCCCGTTACAAGATGTATTAGAAATAATTCTTGGTATGCGTGGCTTGGAATATACTATGGGAGATACTATCTTTGTTACCTCCCTGGCAAAGCTAAAGATAGACACAGTCTCTGAATATTATCGAGATAAAGGAGCAATGGTATTTCAAAAGGCACAAATAAAGTTTCCTAACGACTACAGAGTCGTGAGATCGTATTTTGAATTAGGAAAGTATTATTATGACTTGGGTTTTAAGTACCTTGCATTGCAAGAGTTTCAGGTTATCGTCAAAAAATATAAAAATTCTTTGCTTGCAAGAGAGGCTTTATTCAAGACAGGTAATTGTTATGAAGGGCTGAATGATCCCGAAGGCGCAAGAAAGATTTTTTTTAAATTCATATACAGTTATCCAAAAGATCCACTGGTAGATGATGCCCTTTTAGCGATAGGAAATTCTTTCATGGAACAGGGAATCTTTGGAGAGGCTTTAAATACATTTAAAAATCTTATCACGGAATATCCTGAAGAGAGCACTGCGCCCATCGCTCAATTAAATATTGCGAAAACGAACGTGAGAATGGGTAATTACAGGGATGCGATCAGGATTTTAATGGGTGCAAGACAGAAATATGATTCACCTGTAATCGGAGCTGCTATTGAGTATGAGATAGGCAATGTATTGTATTTATTAAAAGAATATCGTGATGCCGGGATTGTACTGGGAAATTTATTGATTTCAGGGCAGGGAGAAAAATATATAGAGGATGCTTCCTACTCACTGGCAGATTGTTTGTATAAACAGAGTAATTATTTTGATGCGTATCAGGTATTTAAGAAGGCGGTTGAGTCTTATCCAAAGAATAATAGGGCTTCATATGCCATGTATTGTATGGGAAGAAGCTTAAAAGCTATTAATATGCCGGAAATGGCAATATCAGTATTTAGTGAAGGAGTAATGGCTTTCCCTAATGATTACTATACAGGTAAAATGATGTTGGAAACTGCATGGTGTTATTTTGCTAAACAAGATTATCGGCTTGCCTATAATGTATTTAATAATTTTCTGAACATGTATCCCAATGATAAAGTGGTACTAGAATGTAAATTAGGAATGGCAGATGCCTTGTATAATGATAAACAATATGAAAAAGCAAGAGATGCATATCTGAGACTGCTTGACACGGTTAGCGATGATAAGATAAAACGGTACGCTTACAAAGGTATAGGTAATTGTTACAACCAAATGGGGGAGTTGAAACCTTCGATAGAGGCATATCAAACATATTTAAGTTATGGTGTCGCTACAGCCGCAAATGCGCAGGCTGAATAA
- a CDS encoding tetratricopeptide repeat protein produces MEIKKRNSIEVIFWVISLLILISHPLGARGEAFKEGKGFIRNLVGENNGIKTTFSGNKDVIDRSLLRPVSFEKEKSVHAVTSDFVKKNGNEKSMAKSVVNTEKVESVVDKQEITDDTLDSAASKGVESLISFLKSEREKLKELEGQLKSMRSFNKSIGNSKDDLMEDGKKNESDTFFSGNDFMQNGSEMDLNGNHEEMFNGSQTKKIVRAIGTSTVNLTLDHKKRKNNRREMDSTLTQRLTNLVGDIGPLTIAESYYKLGEYNEALKTYKKITPEEASKDQYIWVQFQIANCYRNMKKFELAMNEFQGFVEKYPQDTLAEQAKWYIDDTDWWISWYKKNTVASKQFSSLKDNLDPK; encoded by the coding sequence ATGGAAATTAAGAAAAGAAACAGCATAGAAGTCATTTTCTGGGTAATTTCTCTCTTGATATTGATTTCTCATCCATTAGGAGCAAGAGGTGAGGCGTTTAAAGAGGGGAAAGGTTTCATAAGGAACCTTGTTGGTGAAAACAATGGCATAAAAACCACATTTTCGGGGAACAAGGATGTTATTGACAGGTCTCTCTTAAGACCAGTGAGTTTTGAAAAAGAAAAATCAGTACATGCTGTAACAAGTGATTTTGTTAAAAAAAACGGTAATGAAAAATCCATGGCAAAAAGTGTTGTTAATACAGAAAAGGTTGAGTCTGTTGTTGATAAACAGGAAATAACTGACGATACGTTAGATTCTGCAGCTAGTAAGGGGGTAGAAAGTCTGATCTCATTTCTTAAATCTGAAAGGGAAAAGCTGAAAGAGCTGGAAGGGCAGCTTAAGAGTATGAGGAGTTTCAATAAAAGTATCGGTAACAGTAAAGATGATTTAATGGAAGATGGAAAAAAGAATGAATCCGATACCTTTTTTTCAGGTAACGATTTCATGCAGAATGGAAGTGAGATGGATTTGAATGGAAATCATGAGGAAATGTTCAATGGCAGTCAAACAAAAAAAATTGTTCGTGCTATTGGAACATCGACGGTAAACTTAACATTGGACCACAAGAAAAGGAAAAATAATAGAAGAGAGATGGATAGTACGTTGACTCAACGATTAACAAATTTGGTCGGAGATATTGGGCCGTTAACTATTGCTGAAAGTTATTACAAATTGGGTGAGTATAACGAAGCATTAAAGACATACAAAAAGATTACACCGGAGGAGGCATCTAAAGATCAATATATATGGGTGCAGTTTCAAATTGCAAATTGTTATAGAAATATGAAGAAATTTGAGTTGGCAATGAATGAATTTCAAGGCTTTGTTGAAAAATATCCACAAGACACATTGGCTGAACAGGCAAAATGGTATATTGATGACACTGACTGGTGGATATCCTGGTATAAAAAAAATACAGTAGCCAGCAAACAGTTTAGTTCATTAAAGGATAATTTGGATCCCAAATAA